Proteins from a genomic interval of Pseudomonas paeninsulae:
- a CDS encoding TIGR04211 family SH3 domain-containing protein has translation MSLSRHFFALVSRLACLEVSAQRRAFGASLLGALLAVCGPVHAQETAGNQRWVSDSLNTYVRSGPTDGYRIVGTLQSGQKVELISTQGDYSQIRSEAGTTVWIPSRDLQEMPGQAERLPQLEQQVAELSDQLKTIDDSWKTRTQGLQETLDSRKALIEELQEHRKSLDVELTESQSELRTAQARLGDENNQLLMRYLIYGAGIAGAGLLLGLILPAMTRGRKRNDRWF, from the coding sequence ATGTCCCTATCTCGTCATTTTTTTGCCCTTGTCTCCCGTCTTGCCTGCCTTGAGGTCAGCGCGCAGCGTCGAGCCTTTGGCGCCAGTCTGCTCGGCGCCCTGCTCGCCGTCTGCGGCCCCGTTCATGCACAGGAGACCGCCGGCAATCAGCGCTGGGTCAGCGACAGTCTGAACACCTATGTACGCAGCGGCCCGACTGACGGCTATCGCATAGTCGGCACCCTCCAATCCGGGCAGAAGGTCGAGCTGATCAGCACCCAGGGCGACTACAGCCAGATCCGCAGCGAGGCCGGCACCACCGTCTGGATTCCCAGTAGGGATCTGCAGGAGATGCCCGGCCAGGCCGAGCGCTTGCCGCAACTGGAGCAGCAAGTGGCCGAACTCAGCGACCAGCTCAAGACCATCGACGACAGCTGGAAGACCCGGACCCAGGGCCTGCAGGAGACCCTGGACTCACGCAAGGCGTTGATTGAAGAACTGCAAGAGCACCGCAAGAGCCTCGACGTCGAGCTGACCGAGAGCCAATCGGAGCTTCGCACCGCGCAAGCGCGCCTGGGCGATGAGAACAATCAGCTATTGATGCGCTACCTGATCTACGGCGCCGGCATCGCCGGTGCTGGCCTGCTCCTCGGGCTGATCCTGCCGGCCATGACCCGCGGGCGCAAACGCAACGACCGCTGGTTCTGA
- a CDS encoding GGDEF domain-containing protein, whose product MLLLPETNLKQACALAERLREKISTLRCDTEPLEHPLTASLGVAQHRQQRLLNEVIAEADSCLYRAKQQGRNRVCSTEQEGMLQQVDSH is encoded by the coding sequence GTGCTGCTGTTACCCGAAACTAACTTGAAGCAGGCCTGCGCTCTAGCCGAGCGCCTGCGTGAGAAAATCTCGACGCTGCGCTGCGATACCGAACCGCTTGAACATCCGCTCACCGCCAGCCTCGGTGTAGCGCAGCATCGCCAGCAAAGGCTGCTGAACGAGGTCATCGCCGAAGCCGACAGCTGTCTCTACCGGGCCAAACAACAAGGCCGCAACCGCGTCTGCAGCACCGAGCAAGAGGGTATGCTGCAGCAGGTCGACAGTCACTGA